Proteins encoded within one genomic window of Glycine soja cultivar W05 chromosome 1, ASM419377v2, whole genome shotgun sequence:
- the LOC114368760 gene encoding uncharacterized protein LOC114368760, with translation MSLYSKFLKDMLTRKSKYIHSDTIVVEGNCSRVIQHILPPKHKDPGSVTIPCFIGAISVGKTLIDLGANINLMPLSLCRRIGELEIMPTRMTLQLGDRSITRPYGVIEDVLVRVKHFTFPAGFVVIDIEEDAEIPLILGRLFMLTASCVMDMGKRKLEMDIEDQKISFDLFDEEQQLLDQNVCLQVKEFVEEVLKMASRKRKDPASRPRESYNTSRLASEVPWERYAQNVHSRNILLERNVNLFVTEYDEFRR, from the exons ATGTCGCTCTactctaaattcttgaaggacaTGCTAACTCGGAAGAGCAAGTATATACATAGTGACACCATtgttgtggaaggaaattgtagcaGAGTGATTCAACatatccttccacccaagcacaaGGATCCAGGAAGTGTCACTATCCCTTGCTTTATCGGTGCAATTTCTGTTGGTAAAACTCTCATTGATTTAGGAGCCAACATTAATTTGATGCCGCTCTCTTTGTGTCGAAGGATAGGAGAGCTGGAAATAATGCCAACAAGAATGACGCTGCAGTTAGGAGACCGCTCCATCACCAGGCCATATGGAGTGATAGAGGATGTTTTGGTTCGAGTTAAACACTTCACTTTCCCCGCTGGTTTTGTTGTCATAGACATCGAAGAAGATGCTGAGATCCCCTTGATCTTGGGACGTCTGTTCATGTTAACTGCAAGTTGTGTCATGGACATGGGAAAGCGGAAGTTAGAGATGGACATTGAAGATCAAAAGATCAGTTTTGATCTATTTGATGAAGAACAACAATTGTTGGACCAAAATGTTTGTTTGCAAGTGAAGGAGTTTGTTGAAGAGGTTCTGAAG atggctTCTAGAAAGAGAAAGGACCCAGCCTCCCGACCTCGGGAATCTTATAACACTTCCAGACTTGCCTCTGAGGTCCCATGGGAGAGATATGCACAGAATGTTCACTCCCGGAACATCCTTCTAGAGAGGAATGTGAATCTTTTTGTCACAGAGTATGATGAATTCAGGAGATAG